CCGGAATGTTCTTGACCACCGAATGCGTGTTAGTAGAGGAAAAACAAGAAAATCCTGCTCCTGCCATGCCGCCGATGGGAGGAGGAATGCCGGGAATGATGTAATCATCGAGGAATTTAGATAAAAAAAAGCCCCTTTTCGGGGCTTTTTTTTATTTACTTTATATACCTTTACGACCGCAAATTCAATTTATTACAATAACACGATTTTATGAATTACACGATTCTCGATTTCTTGCAGTTGATCGGATCATTGGGTGTGTTCCTCTTCGGTATGAAGATGATGAGTGAAGCCCTGCAAAAGGTGGCGGGTAATAAAATGAGGACCATCCTCGCCGCAATGACATCCAATCGCGTGAAAGGTGTGATTACAGGTTTGTTAATCACCACCATCATCCAAAGTTCTTCAGCCACCACAGTGATGGTTGTCAGTTTTGTTAATGCCGGCTTACTTGACCTTATCGGTTCTATCGGGGTCATCATGGGAGCCAACGTGGGAACCACGTTCACGGCATGGCTCATCTCCATCCTGGGATTCAAGATCAGCATGGTAAGTCTTTCCCTCCCCTTGATCGGATTAAGTCTCCCCTTGCTTTTCTCGGCAAAACGGATGCGCAAGAGCTGGGGGGAATTGATTATCGGATTCGGACTTTTATTTATCGGTCTGAATTTCCTGCAGGAAAACATGCCGAACATTCAAGAAAATCCTGAAATTCTGAATTTTCTACATAATTACACGGATTTAGGCTACGGTTCCTACATCCTATTCATGCTTATCGGGACAGCGCTGACCATACTGATACAATCATCATCTGCCACGATGGCCCTGACGCTGGTCATGTGTGCTAACGGCTGGATCGGGTTCGACATCGCAGCTTCCATGGTCTTGGGAGAAAACATCGGAACCACGATCACGGCGAACCTCGCCGCCATGGTTGCCAACACTACTGCCAAAAGAGCCGCTTTCGCTCATTTCCTATTCAACCTCTTCGGGGTTGCATGGGTTTTAGCCATATTCCCGTTCTTTTTAGGCTGGGTGGCACAATTGAGTATTTACTTGGGAATTGGAGATCCGTTTACAAGCGTAGGTTCGGTTCCGGTAGCGCTATCGCTGTTCCACACTTGCTTTAACGTGGCCAATGTGCTTATTTTGATCTGGTTTACCAAGATCATTGCAAACCTCGTTACCCATATTATCAAATCTAAAGAATCGGCAGACGATGCCTTCACGTTGAAACATATTAAAATCGGGTTATTATCTACCCCGGACGCATCCTTGTTCCAAGCAAAACAAGAG
The window above is part of the Butyricimonas paravirosa genome. Proteins encoded here:
- a CDS encoding Na/Pi cotransporter family protein, whose product is MNYTILDFLQLIGSLGVFLFGMKMMSEALQKVAGNKMRTILAAMTSNRVKGVITGLLITTIIQSSSATTVMVVSFVNAGLLDLIGSIGVIMGANVGTTFTAWLISILGFKISMVSLSLPLIGLSLPLLFSAKRMRKSWGELIIGFGLLFIGLNFLQENMPNIQENPEILNFLHNYTDLGYGSYILFMLIGTALTILIQSSSATMALTLVMCANGWIGFDIAASMVLGENIGTTITANLAAMVANTTAKRAAFAHFLFNLFGVAWVLAIFPFFLGWVAQLSIYLGIGDPFTSVGSVPVALSLFHTCFNVANVLILIWFTKIIANLVTHIIKSKESADDAFTLKHIKIGLLSTPDASLFQAKQEISHYAKNTLDMYRQVVECLHTPTKEFEKKFNKIDKLEDESDVVEVEIADYLTKVSESKLSTENSQRVRAMFKIVSEIESIADSSLNVAKAVGRRNEQNVEFPEFIDEKLQHMMAIVDEALVVMCANLTIEYKEVKAKKAYEVEQTINDYRTILQQEHLTAIEEKKYDYATGIIYSDIFFECEKIGDYAINVTEAIKEIGTDN